A section of the Mycolicibacterium anyangense genome encodes:
- a CDS encoding substrate-binding domain-containing protein → MRFNRLAAVAGASALVIGLAACSATGGKPRDNGAGSGGGTVDTPRMTIAMITHEAPGDSFWDLVRKGAETAAKKDNIELRYSSDPEAPNQANLVQSAIDSGVKGIAVTLAKPDAMKAAVEGAEAKGIPVVAFNAGLDAWQAMGVKEYFGQDGYIAGQEAGKRLQSDGAKKVVCVIQEQGHVDLEARCAGVKNTFPATEVLNVNGKDMPSVESTITAKLQQDPAIDTILTLGAPFALTAVQSVKNAASNAKVATFDTNAALVDAIQKGDVQWAVDQQPYLQGYLAVDSLWLYLSNKNIIGGNQPTLTGPSFIDKSNIDAVAELAKGGTR, encoded by the coding sequence ATGAGGTTCAATCGGCTAGCGGCCGTGGCCGGAGCGAGCGCGCTCGTCATCGGGCTCGCAGCCTGCTCGGCGACCGGAGGCAAGCCGCGGGACAACGGTGCAGGATCCGGCGGCGGCACCGTCGACACCCCCCGGATGACGATCGCGATGATCACCCATGAGGCACCCGGCGACTCGTTCTGGGACCTGGTCCGCAAGGGTGCTGAGACGGCCGCCAAGAAGGACAACATCGAGCTGCGCTACTCCAGCGATCCCGAGGCACCCAACCAGGCGAACCTCGTCCAGAGCGCAATCGACAGCGGGGTGAAGGGCATCGCGGTGACACTCGCCAAGCCGGACGCGATGAAGGCCGCCGTCGAGGGCGCCGAAGCCAAGGGGATTCCCGTGGTCGCGTTCAACGCCGGGCTGGACGCCTGGCAGGCAATGGGCGTCAAGGAATACTTCGGGCAGGACGGCTACATTGCCGGGCAGGAGGCCGGTAAGCGGTTGCAATCCGACGGTGCCAAGAAGGTCGTATGTGTGATCCAGGAACAGGGCCACGTTGATCTGGAAGCGCGCTGCGCCGGGGTGAAGAACACCTTCCCGGCCACCGAGGTGCTCAACGTCAATGGCAAGGACATGCCGTCGGTGGAGTCGACCATCACGGCCAAGCTGCAACAGGATCCGGCCATTGACACGATCCTGACCCTCGGTGCACCCTTCGCGCTGACGGCGGTCCAATCGGTCAAGAATGCGGCCAGCAATGCCAAGGTCGCGACGTTCGACACCAACGCGGCGTTGGTCGATGCGATCCAGAAGGGCGACGTGCAATGGGCCGTCGACCAGCAGCCTTATCTGCAGGGCTATCTGGCTGTCGACTCGCTGTGGCTCTACCTGAGCAACAAGAACATCATCGGTGGCAATCAGCCGACGCTGACCGGGCCGTCCTTCATCGACAAGTCCAATATTGACGCCGTGGCCGAATTGGCCAAGGGCGGAACCCGATAG
- a CDS encoding ABC transporter permease, giving the protein MTTQADLEVADHKVVRDDRVKERNRLQRLLIRPEMGAGIGAIGIFVFFLVVAAPFREAASLATVLYASSTIGIMACGVAVLMIGGEFDLSTGVAVTFSSLAASMLSYNLHLNLWAGAGLALILALGVGFLNGFLVMKTKIPSFLITLSTFFMLAGINLAVTKLLAGQVATQSINDMQGWDSAQKVFASSFTLFGVSIRITVVWWLVFTAAATWVLFKTRIGNWIFAVGGDAESARAVGVPVTKVKIGLFMFVGFCAWFVGMHLLFAFNTVQSGQGIGNEFFYIIAAVIGGCLLTGGYGTAVGAAIGAFIFGMTNQGIVYAGWNPDWFKFFLGAMLLFAVIANNAFRNYAAKK; this is encoded by the coding sequence ATGACTACGCAAGCAGACCTCGAGGTCGCCGACCACAAAGTGGTGCGGGACGACCGTGTCAAGGAACGCAACCGGCTGCAACGCCTGCTGATTCGGCCCGAGATGGGCGCGGGCATCGGTGCCATCGGTATCTTCGTCTTCTTCCTCGTCGTGGCCGCGCCGTTCCGGGAGGCCGCATCGCTGGCCACCGTGCTCTATGCCAGCTCCACCATCGGCATCATGGCGTGCGGCGTCGCGGTGCTGATGATCGGCGGCGAGTTCGACCTGTCGACCGGCGTCGCGGTGACGTTCAGCTCGCTGGCGGCCTCGATGCTGTCCTACAACCTGCACCTCAATCTCTGGGCGGGCGCTGGGCTGGCATTGATCCTGGCGCTCGGCGTCGGCTTCCTCAACGGCTTTCTGGTGATGAAAACCAAGATTCCGTCCTTCCTCATCACGTTGAGCACGTTTTTCATGCTGGCCGGCATCAATCTTGCGGTGACCAAACTCCTCGCCGGGCAGGTCGCCACCCAGAGCATCAATGACATGCAGGGCTGGGATTCCGCGCAGAAGGTGTTCGCCTCGTCGTTCACCCTGTTCGGTGTGAGCATCCGGATCACCGTCGTGTGGTGGCTGGTCTTCACCGCGGCGGCCACCTGGGTGTTGTTCAAGACCAGGATCGGCAACTGGATCTTCGCCGTCGGTGGTGACGCGGAGAGCGCACGCGCCGTGGGTGTTCCGGTGACCAAGGTCAAGATCGGGCTGTTCATGTTCGTCGGCTTCTGCGCCTGGTTCGTCGGCATGCACCTGCTGTTCGCGTTCAACACCGTGCAGTCCGGTCAGGGCATCGGCAACGAGTTCTTCTACATCATCGCCGCAGTCATCGGCGGCTGCCTGCTCACCGGTGGTTACGGCACCGCCGTGGGTGCGGCCATCGGTGCCTTCATCTTCGGTATGACCAATCAGGGCATCGTCTACGCCGGCTGGAACCCCGACTGGTTCAAGTTCTTCCTGGGCGCGATGCTGCTGTTCGCGGTGATCGCCAACAACGCCTTCCGTAACTACGCAGCGAAGAAATGA
- a CDS encoding GntR family transcriptional regulator, translating to MPLAVELDRSSPVPLYYQLAQAIEAAIRSGELAPGDRFENELALAKRLTLSRPTTRRAIQELVDKGLLVRKRGVGTQVVQNPVHRRVELTSLFDDLARAGQEPSTQLLEYHVGVPDEDVARELSLAGDREVACIKRLRCANGEPLALMTNYLPIEIAPAAEELERSGLYQSLRSRGVHIRLASQRIGARAANRTEARLLEEKPGAPLLTMDRTAFDDSGRAVEFGAHCYRASRYYFDTTVVDR from the coding sequence GTGCCGTTGGCAGTCGAACTGGACAGGTCAAGTCCTGTTCCCCTGTACTACCAGCTCGCTCAGGCGATTGAAGCTGCCATCCGCAGTGGCGAACTCGCACCTGGTGACCGATTCGAGAACGAGCTGGCGTTGGCCAAGCGGCTGACGCTGTCGAGACCCACGACGAGGCGGGCCATCCAGGAGCTTGTCGACAAGGGATTGTTGGTCCGCAAGCGCGGTGTCGGGACCCAGGTCGTGCAGAATCCCGTTCATCGCCGAGTCGAGCTCACCAGCCTGTTCGACGATCTGGCTCGCGCTGGACAAGAGCCCTCGACGCAGCTGCTGGAGTATCACGTCGGGGTGCCCGATGAAGACGTGGCCCGTGAACTCAGTCTGGCCGGCGACCGCGAGGTGGCCTGCATCAAACGGTTGCGGTGTGCCAACGGCGAGCCGCTGGCGCTGATGACGAACTACCTTCCCATCGAAATCGCCCCCGCGGCAGAGGAACTCGAGCGCAGCGGTCTCTATCAATCACTACGATCCCGCGGCGTGCACATTAGGTTGGCCAGTCAGCGCATCGGGGCACGAGCTGCTAACCGCACCGAGGCCAGACTGTTGGAGGAGAAGCCCGGTGCACCGCTGCTCACCATGGACCGCACGGCGTTCGACGACTCCGGGCGGGCAGTGGAATTCGGCGCGCACTGCTATCGCGCCTCTCGATACTATTTCGACACCACCGTCGTCGACCGCTGA
- a CDS encoding TIM barrel protein, producing MADFTLAVCAEMVFRDLPILERVRRIDALGFEVEIWSWHDKDLAALAGTGARFSSMTGYLHGDLIDPSSADEVVRTAALSIKAAERLGVPRLNVHTSELADGQAARPRHRATGQMWLTAQRTLERIGELGANAGVVFCVENLNTIVDHPGVPLARAKDTLALVESVGHPNVKMMLDLYHAQIGEGNLIDLVRRCGPAIGEIQVADVPGRCEPGTGEIHYPAIAAALREMGYTGTVGLEAWASGDSEAALAAFRTAFCATSQRSTTVVSK from the coding sequence ATGGCTGATTTCACGCTGGCGGTCTGCGCGGAGATGGTGTTCCGCGACCTGCCCATCCTGGAACGCGTGCGCCGGATCGACGCACTGGGCTTCGAGGTCGAGATCTGGAGCTGGCACGACAAAGACTTGGCGGCACTGGCCGGCACCGGCGCACGATTTTCCTCGATGACCGGCTATCTGCACGGCGACCTGATCGACCCCTCGAGCGCGGACGAGGTGGTGCGCACCGCCGCGTTGAGCATCAAAGCCGCTGAGCGACTGGGTGTTCCACGACTCAACGTGCACACGTCGGAATTGGCCGACGGCCAGGCCGCCCGCCCGCGGCATCGGGCCACCGGCCAGATGTGGCTGACCGCGCAACGCACGCTGGAACGTATCGGTGAGCTCGGGGCGAACGCCGGCGTGGTGTTCTGTGTGGAGAACCTCAACACGATCGTCGATCATCCGGGCGTACCGCTGGCTCGCGCGAAAGACACCCTGGCACTCGTCGAGTCGGTGGGCCATCCGAACGTCAAGATGATGCTCGACCTCTATCACGCTCAGATCGGCGAAGGAAATCTCATCGACCTGGTTCGGCGCTGTGGGCCGGCGATCGGCGAGATCCAGGTAGCCGACGTTCCCGGCCGCTGCGAGCCGGGAACCGGCGAGATCCACTACCCCGCTATCGCGGCCGCACTGCGCGAGATGGGTTACACCGGGACCGTCGGCTTGGAGGCGTGGGCATCGGGAGACAGCGAGGCAGCGCTGGCAGCGTTTCGGACCGCCTTCTGCGCGACGAGTCAGCGGTCGACGACGGTGGTGTCGAAATAG
- a CDS encoding ATP-binding cassette domain-containing protein has product MTISIERPSSDSQSGGKVPLVELKNVGKSYGNITALKDICLRVHAGEVTGILGDNGAGKSTLIKIIAGLHQQTEGDLLVDGEPTRFSSPAEALGKGIATVYQNLAVVPLMPVWRNFFLGQEIRKKSFPWSLDANAMRATTLSELSKMGIDLPDVDVPIGSLSGGQRQCVAIARAVFFGARVLILDEPTAALGVKQSGVVLKYITAAKEAGFGVVFITHNPHHAHMVGDHFVLLNRGRQKLDCTYDDITLEHLTQEMAGGDELEALSHELGR; this is encoded by the coding sequence ATGACCATCTCTATCGAAAGACCCAGCAGCGATTCGCAATCCGGTGGCAAGGTGCCCCTCGTCGAGTTGAAGAACGTCGGCAAGAGCTACGGCAACATCACCGCGCTCAAGGACATCTGCCTACGGGTGCACGCCGGGGAGGTGACCGGCATCCTCGGTGACAACGGCGCAGGCAAGTCGACGCTGATCAAGATCATCGCCGGGCTGCATCAGCAGACCGAAGGAGACCTGCTCGTCGACGGCGAACCGACCCGGTTTTCCTCGCCCGCCGAGGCCTTGGGTAAGGGCATCGCGACGGTGTACCAGAACCTCGCCGTCGTGCCGTTGATGCCGGTGTGGCGAAACTTCTTCCTGGGCCAGGAGATCCGCAAGAAGAGTTTTCCGTGGTCGCTGGATGCCAACGCGATGCGGGCGACCACGCTGTCCGAACTGTCCAAGATGGGCATCGACCTACCGGACGTCGACGTGCCGATCGGCTCGCTGTCCGGCGGTCAGCGCCAGTGTGTGGCGATCGCGCGCGCGGTGTTCTTCGGCGCCCGAGTGCTCATCCTCGACGAGCCCACCGCGGCGCTGGGCGTCAAGCAGTCCGGCGTTGTGCTCAAATACATCACCGCCGCCAAGGAAGCCGGCTTCGGCGTCGTGTTCATCACCCATAACCCGCATCACGCGCACATGGTGGGCGACCACTTCGTGTTGCTCAACCGCGGCCGTCAGAAGCTGGACTGCACCTACGACGACATCACCCTCGAACACCTCACCCAGGAGATGGCCGGCGGCGATGAACTCGAGGCGCTCTCGCACGAGCTGGGTCGCTGA